Proteins from a single region of Streptomyces spectabilis:
- a CDS encoding TetR/AcrR family transcriptional regulator, which produces MTAGAAAPRRRGRPSRTQTERGPATREVILEAAREQFSAHGYEKTSVRAIAKAAGVDSALVHHYFGTKEQLFAAAIEVSFAPALQAPAAIEDGPFDAVGERLTRFVLGVWENPATRTPLLAIVRSAVNHETAAAVFRRLVTTQLLSRVAATLDLPDAELRAELAAAQLVGVSMLRYVIQVEPLASADMEDLVARLAPVVQGHLTGFSNPE; this is translated from the coding sequence GTGACGGCCGGCGCCGCCGCGCCCCGGCGCCGGGGCCGTCCCTCACGCACCCAGACCGAGCGGGGGCCCGCCACCCGCGAGGTGATCCTGGAAGCGGCGCGCGAGCAGTTCTCCGCACACGGCTACGAGAAGACCTCCGTACGCGCCATCGCCAAGGCCGCGGGCGTCGACTCGGCCCTCGTGCACCACTACTTCGGCACGAAGGAGCAGCTCTTCGCGGCGGCCATCGAGGTCTCCTTCGCGCCCGCGCTGCAGGCTCCCGCCGCGATCGAGGACGGCCCCTTCGACGCCGTCGGCGAGCGCCTGACCCGCTTCGTCCTCGGCGTCTGGGAGAACCCGGCCACCCGTACGCCGCTGCTCGCGATCGTGCGCTCGGCGGTCAACCACGAGACGGCCGCCGCCGTCTTCCGCCGCCTCGTCACGACCCAGCTCCTGTCCCGCGTCGCGGCCACCCTCGACCTGCCCGACGCGGAGCTGCGCGCCGAGCTGGCGGCGGCCCAGCTGGTGGGCGTCTCGATGCTCCGGTACGTCATCCAGGTGGAGCCGCTGGCCTCGGCGGACATGGAGGACCTGGTGGCGCGCCTCGCACCGGTGGTGCAGGGGCATCTGACGGGCTTCTCGAACCCCGAGTGA
- a CDS encoding serine/threonine-protein kinase, translating to MSLRSGDPEEIGGYPLESRLGSGGMGTVFLARTASGRPVAIKLIHQQFAGDEEFRIRFRQEVAAARRVSGAFTAAVVDADPEAEQPWMATAYIEGPTLAQRIARRGPIVGMELRTLAIGLAEALRDIHRADVVHRDLKPSNVVLSAEGPRVIDFGISRAADQQTLTMTGRVIGTPPFMSPEQLQTPRGVGPSSDVFSLGTLLVYAATGQGPFDADSPYMTAYQVVHEAPALDEVPGELRTAVEPCLAKDPAVRPTIDELLVRLRDLPVDLAAAPGPGGSRTRDTDTQHHLSTASADAGDAGADAAATRGLAGRLRHRWRPVLAAVLGIAVIAGGVALLGPGADGPRDEGPDDGGRNVAATGAPLPHGFRAWRQNVSPGAAKLPDELRCVPRGGSAYCGGGGVIATRIRVADGHRMWTAHHPGVPMQNTHMVGVSGNTVLGYRLLPDGSGPGEVVALDAARGKELWSTRFATKSMAVTSRSADAEVIGSTVITLNAPGTHVEGRAVRSGKVLWRTPVPAGAICAPLSAGGAAYVMCGSAAEVSSTVLRHATVRGLDLKSGAFGKAVALEGPLQVLGAHEGRLVMAKERVGEIGVIEYEAVVRVDVARGEVAKTRLPKRFGGAPSLAAGTVYFTEQNGEVSAVNAATGKLRWTRQAGVEGASGPVAGPGALYFSSASGRVAALAPRDGARLWTTDPRTNGSAEVGASPRVVLAGRAAIVTGAKNLVYAFDTAKPPKSG from the coding sequence GTGTCGCTCCGCTCAGGGGACCCTGAGGAGATCGGTGGCTACCCACTGGAGTCGCGGCTCGGCTCCGGCGGCATGGGCACCGTCTTCCTCGCACGTACGGCGTCGGGGCGGCCGGTCGCGATCAAGCTGATCCACCAGCAGTTCGCGGGGGACGAGGAGTTCCGCATCCGGTTCCGGCAGGAGGTCGCCGCGGCCCGCCGGGTCAGCGGCGCGTTCACCGCTGCCGTGGTCGACGCCGATCCCGAGGCGGAGCAGCCGTGGATGGCCACCGCGTACATAGAAGGCCCCACGCTCGCGCAGCGCATCGCGCGGCGCGGTCCCATCGTCGGGATGGAGCTGCGGACGCTCGCGATCGGGCTCGCGGAGGCGCTGCGCGACATCCACCGCGCGGACGTCGTGCACCGCGACCTGAAGCCGTCCAACGTCGTGCTGTCCGCCGAGGGGCCGCGCGTCATCGACTTCGGCATCTCGCGCGCCGCCGACCAGCAGACGCTGACGATGACGGGGCGGGTCATCGGCACGCCGCCGTTCATGTCGCCCGAGCAGCTCCAGACGCCGCGCGGCGTCGGTCCCTCGTCGGACGTCTTCTCGCTCGGCACGCTGCTCGTGTACGCGGCGACGGGGCAGGGGCCCTTCGACGCGGACAGCCCGTACATGACCGCGTACCAGGTCGTGCACGAGGCACCGGCCCTCGACGAGGTCCCGGGCGAGCTGCGCACGGCCGTCGAGCCCTGTCTCGCCAAGGACCCCGCCGTCCGCCCCACCATCGACGAACTCCTCGTCCGGCTGCGGGACCTGCCGGTGGACCTCGCAGCGGCGCCCGGGCCCGGCGGAAGCCGCACGCGGGACACCGACACGCAGCACCACCTCTCCACCGCCTCCGCCGATGCGGGAGACGCCGGGGCCGACGCGGCGGCGACCCGCGGCCTCGCCGGTCGGCTGCGCCACCGCTGGCGGCCCGTGCTCGCCGCCGTCCTGGGCATCGCCGTGATCGCCGGCGGCGTCGCGCTGCTCGGTCCGGGCGCGGACGGCCCCCGGGACGAGGGGCCCGACGACGGCGGCCGCAATGTGGCGGCGACCGGGGCGCCGCTCCCCCACGGCTTCCGGGCCTGGCGGCAGAACGTGTCGCCCGGCGCGGCGAAGCTCCCGGACGAGCTGCGCTGCGTGCCGCGCGGCGGCTCGGCGTACTGCGGGGGCGGCGGCGTCATCGCCACCCGGATCCGCGTCGCCGACGGCCACCGGATGTGGACCGCGCACCACCCGGGCGTCCCCATGCAGAACACGCACATGGTCGGCGTGTCCGGGAACACGGTCCTCGGCTACCGGCTGCTCCCCGACGGTTCGGGCCCCGGCGAGGTCGTGGCCCTCGACGCGGCCCGGGGCAAGGAGCTGTGGTCGACCCGGTTCGCCACCAAGTCGATGGCCGTCACGAGCCGTTCCGCCGACGCCGAGGTGATCGGCTCCACCGTCATCACCCTCAACGCGCCGGGCACGCACGTCGAGGGCCGCGCGGTCCGCTCCGGAAAGGTGCTGTGGAGGACCCCGGTCCCGGCGGGTGCCATCTGCGCGCCGCTCTCCGCCGGTGGCGCGGCGTACGTGATGTGCGGTTCCGCCGCCGAGGTGTCGAGCACCGTGCTGCGGCACGCCACGGTGCGCGGCCTCGACCTCAAGTCGGGTGCCTTCGGCAAGGCCGTCGCGCTGGAGGGCCCGCTCCAGGTGCTCGGCGCGCACGAGGGCCGGCTCGTCATGGCCAAGGAGCGGGTGGGCGAGATCGGCGTCATCGAGTACGAGGCGGTCGTCCGCGTGGACGTGGCGCGCGGCGAGGTCGCGAAGACCCGGCTGCCGAAGCGGTTCGGCGGCGCCCCCAGCCTGGCCGCCGGGACGGTGTACTTCACCGAGCAGAACGGCGAGGTCAGCGCGGTCAACGCGGCGACGGGCAAGCTCAGGTGGACCCGGCAGGCAGGCGTGGAAGGGGCCTCGGGGCCGGTCGCCGGACCCGGGGCGCTGTACTTCAGCTCGGCCAGCGGCCGCGTCGCCGCGCTCGCGCCGCGCGACGGCGCGCGGCTCTGGACGACGGACCCCAGGACCAACGGCTCGGCGGAGGTGGGCGCGAGCCCGCGCGTCGTCCTCGCGGGCCGCGCGGCGATCGTGACCGGGGCCAAGAACCTGGTGTACGCGTTCGACACCGCGAAGCCGCCGAAGTCCGGGTGA
- a CDS encoding EamA/RhaT family transporter — MSDERRTGQTEGTPPGPRPEPIRFFGTSWLEHTDGYAARRAGVAAGALVAAAAGCLVLRFAYQGLEIADVGAFVNLLVVVMFAICSAIAFRRTWEGFSKHHDPQSVASMRSLMTIGFIGSLLAYFFRSLKEAPGERLHREEYETAREQYERRTKRRAGNPSKRKRHQK, encoded by the coding sequence GTGAGCGACGAACGACGTACCGGCCAGACCGAGGGCACTCCGCCGGGTCCCCGCCCCGAGCCCATCCGCTTCTTCGGGACGTCGTGGCTGGAGCACACCGACGGCTACGCCGCCCGCCGCGCCGGGGTCGCGGCAGGCGCGCTCGTGGCGGCGGCCGCGGGCTGTCTGGTGCTGCGCTTCGCGTACCAGGGCCTGGAGATCGCGGACGTGGGCGCCTTTGTGAACCTGCTGGTCGTGGTCATGTTCGCCATCTGCAGCGCGATCGCTTTCCGGCGCACCTGGGAGGGGTTCTCCAAGCACCACGACCCGCAGTCGGTGGCGTCCATGCGCAGCCTGATGACCATCGGCTTCATCGGCTCCCTCCTCGCCTACTTCTTCCGCTCCCTGAAGGAGGCCCCGGGCGAGCGTCTGCACCGCGAGGAGTACGAGACGGCCCGCGAGCAGTACGAACGCCGCACGAAGCGCCGCGCGGGCAACCCCTCCAAACGCAAGCGCCACCAGAAGTAG
- a CDS encoding class I SAM-dependent methyltransferase — protein sequence MADQHPTASAEFALSFESVAAQYAASRPGYPPGLFTTVQDLADAPLKGATVVDVGAGTGIATRLLRERGARVIAVEPGPEMGAQLRAALPGTPLVRGSGDALPLATASADLVTYAQAFHWTAPERSVPEALRVLRPGGALALWWNVPDPDVPWAAAQEARLKSRLPGYHAHSVTGDAARIVDRVVPGLTPVHRCLHWTRRVPLDVHLAHLGSRSYFASLGPDRSAAVLADERTHLLEHFPDGTVEEAYALDLTVVRSPR from the coding sequence ATGGCAGACCAACACCCCACCGCATCGGCTGAGTTCGCCCTCTCCTTCGAATCCGTCGCGGCCCAGTACGCCGCCTCCCGCCCCGGCTACCCGCCCGGCCTGTTCACCACGGTCCAGGACCTCGCGGACGCTCCCCTCAAGGGCGCGACCGTGGTCGACGTGGGCGCGGGCACCGGCATCGCCACCCGGCTCCTCCGTGAGAGGGGCGCCCGCGTCATCGCCGTGGAGCCCGGCCCCGAGATGGGCGCGCAGCTGCGCGCCGCCCTGCCCGGCACGCCCCTGGTGCGCGGCTCGGGCGACGCCCTGCCCCTGGCGACGGCCTCCGCCGACCTCGTCACCTACGCCCAGGCCTTCCACTGGACCGCCCCCGAGCGCTCCGTCCCGGAGGCCCTGCGCGTGCTGCGTCCCGGCGGCGCCCTCGCCCTGTGGTGGAACGTGCCCGACCCGGACGTCCCCTGGGCCGCCGCCCAGGAAGCGCGCCTGAAGTCACGCCTCCCCGGCTACCACGCCCACAGCGTCACCGGCGACGCCGCCCGCATCGTGGACCGCGTGGTGCCCGGCCTCACCCCGGTCCACCGCTGTCTGCACTGGACGCGCCGGGTCCCGCTCGACGTCCACCTCGCCCACCTCGGCAGCCGCTCGTACTTCGCCTCCCTTGGCCCCGACCGGTCCGCCGCCGTCCTCGCGGACGAGCGCACCCACCTCCTCGAACACTTCCCCGACGGCACGGTGGAGGAGGCCTACGCCCTCGACCTCACCGTCGTGCGCAGTCCCCGCTGA
- a CDS encoding sugar phosphate isomerase/epimerase family protein: protein MVEPVVRIPDAKVALSTASVYPESTATAFEIAARLGYDGVEVMVWTDPVSQDIEALRRLSDYHQIPILAVHAPCLLITQRVWSTDPWVKLQRARAAAEKLDASTVVVHPPFRWQRGYARDFVQGIWRMAEETDVRFAVENMYPWRYRDREMLAYAPDWDVTKDDYRHFTIDLSHTATARTDALEMVDRMGDRLGHVHLADGRGSAKDEHLVPGRGTQPCAALLERLATSGFDGHVVIEVNTRRAMSSAEREADLAEALAFTRLHLASSVKVPRS, encoded by the coding sequence GTGGTGGAACCAGTCGTACGCATCCCGGACGCGAAGGTCGCCCTGTCCACGGCCTCCGTCTATCCGGAGTCGACGGCGACGGCCTTCGAGATCGCCGCGCGCCTCGGGTACGACGGCGTCGAGGTCATGGTGTGGACCGATCCCGTCAGCCAGGACATCGAGGCCCTGCGCCGCCTCAGCGACTACCACCAGATCCCCATCCTCGCGGTGCACGCGCCCTGTCTGCTGATCACCCAGCGCGTCTGGTCCACCGACCCCTGGGTGAAGCTCCAGCGCGCCCGGGCCGCCGCCGAGAAGCTGGACGCGTCGACGGTCGTCGTGCACCCGCCCTTCCGCTGGCAGCGCGGCTACGCCCGGGACTTCGTCCAGGGGATCTGGCGGATGGCGGAGGAGACGGACGTCCGGTTCGCCGTGGAGAACATGTACCCCTGGCGCTACCGCGACCGCGAGATGCTCGCGTACGCCCCGGACTGGGACGTCACCAAGGACGACTACCGCCACTTCACGATAGATCTCAGCCACACCGCGACCGCCCGTACGGACGCCCTGGAGATGGTCGACCGCATGGGCGACCGGCTCGGCCACGTCCACCTCGCCGACGGCCGGGGCTCCGCGAAGGACGAGCACCTCGTGCCCGGCCGCGGCACCCAGCCCTGCGCCGCGCTCCTGGAGCGCCTCGCCACCTCCGGCTTCGACGGCCACGTGGTCATCGAGGTCAACACCCGCCGCGCCATGTCCAGCGCCGAGCGCGAGGCCGACCTCGCCGAGGCCCTGGCCTTCACCCGGCTGCACCTGGCGTCGTCGGTGAAGGTGCCGCGCTCGTGA
- a CDS encoding SH3 domain-containing protein, which translates to MSSEELTMPATADVADGAELTIEAATARRYAIVADVNVRSGPGTAYDKVGRLSAGTQVTIGCQQPGETVTGPTGTSKIWDRIGSGRYVSDTYVRTGSNGYVAPRC; encoded by the coding sequence ATGAGCAGCGAAGAACTGACGATGCCCGCCACCGCCGATGTGGCGGACGGGGCGGAACTGACGATAGAGGCCGCGACGGCCAGACGGTACGCGATCGTCGCCGACGTCAACGTCCGCTCAGGCCCCGGCACCGCGTACGACAAGGTCGGCCGCCTCTCCGCGGGCACCCAGGTCACCATCGGCTGCCAGCAGCCCGGCGAGACGGTCACCGGCCCCACCGGGACGTCGAAGATCTGGGACCGCATCGGCAGCGGACGGTACGTCTCCGACACCTATGTCCGCACGGGCAGCAACGGCTACGTGGCGCCGCGCTGCTGA
- the ilvD gene encoding dihydroxy-acid dehydratase encodes MPELRSRTVTHGRNMAGARALMRASGVPGADIGRKPVIAVANSFTEFVPGHTHLAPVGRIVSEAVREAGGIPREFNTIAVDDGIAMGHGGMLYSLPSRDLIADSVEYMVEAHCADALICISNCDKITPGMLMAALRLNIPTVFVSGGPMEAGKATLVDGTVRKLDLIDAMVDASNENVSDEDILRIEENACPTCGSCSGMFTANSMNCLTEAIGLSLPGNGSVLATHTARRALYEQAGATVVEITKRYYDGDDASVLPRNIATHAAFENAMALDIAMGGSTNTILHLLAAAQEAEAGYDLTDIDAVSRRVPCLAKVAPNVAPQGTYYMEDVHRAGGIPAILGELYRGGLLNEDVHTVHSPSIKQWLDDWDVRGGSAVPEALELWHAAPGCKRSAEAFSQSERWDTLDTDAANGCIRDVAHAYSQDGGLAVLKGNLAVDGCVVKTAGVDESIWTFEGPAVVCESQDEAVEKILNKQVKEGDVVVIRYEGPKGGPGMQEMLYPTSFLKGRGLGKACALVTDGRFSGGTSGLSIGHASPEAASGGTIALVEDGDRIRIDIPGRSIDLLVDDAELARRREALGGTYAPKSRERKVSAALRAYAAMATSADKGAVRDVSRLG; translated from the coding sequence ATGCCCGAGCTGAGGTCCCGCACAGTCACCCACGGACGCAACATGGCGGGCGCGCGCGCCCTTATGCGGGCCTCCGGGGTACCGGGCGCGGACATCGGCCGGAAGCCGGTCATCGCCGTCGCCAACTCCTTCACCGAGTTCGTGCCGGGCCACACCCACCTCGCGCCGGTCGGCCGCATCGTCAGCGAGGCCGTCCGGGAGGCGGGCGGCATCCCGCGCGAGTTCAACACGATCGCCGTGGACGACGGCATCGCGATGGGCCACGGCGGCATGCTCTACAGCCTGCCCTCCCGCGATCTGATCGCCGACTCCGTCGAGTACATGGTGGAGGCCCACTGCGCCGACGCCCTGATCTGCATCTCGAACTGCGACAAGATCACGCCCGGCATGCTGATGGCCGCCCTGCGCCTGAACATCCCGACGGTCTTCGTCTCCGGCGGCCCCATGGAGGCGGGCAAGGCCACCCTGGTCGACGGCACCGTCCGCAAGCTCGACCTGATCGACGCGATGGTCGACGCGTCGAACGAGAACGTCTCCGACGAGGACATCCTCCGCATCGAGGAGAACGCCTGCCCGACCTGCGGCTCCTGTTCCGGCATGTTCACGGCCAACTCCATGAACTGTCTGACCGAGGCCATCGGCCTGTCCCTGCCGGGCAACGGCTCGGTGCTCGCCACCCACACCGCCCGCAGGGCGCTGTACGAGCAGGCGGGCGCGACCGTCGTCGAGATCACCAAGCGCTACTACGACGGGGACGACGCCTCCGTCCTGCCGCGCAACATCGCGACCCACGCCGCGTTCGAGAACGCCATGGCCCTCGACATCGCCATGGGCGGCTCCACCAACACGATCCTGCACCTCTTGGCCGCCGCCCAGGAGGCCGAGGCCGGCTACGACCTGACCGACATCGACGCCGTCTCGCGCCGCGTCCCCTGCCTGGCGAAGGTCGCCCCGAACGTGGCGCCGCAAGGCACGTACTACATGGAGGACGTGCACCGCGCGGGCGGCATCCCCGCGATCCTCGGCGAGCTCTACCGCGGCGGCCTCCTCAACGAGGACGTGCACACGGTCCACTCGCCCTCCATCAAGCAGTGGCTCGACGACTGGGACGTGCGCGGCGGCTCCGCCGTCCCCGAGGCCCTGGAGCTGTGGCACGCGGCCCCCGGCTGCAAGCGCTCCGCCGAGGCCTTCTCGCAGTCCGAGCGCTGGGACACCCTCGACACGGACGCGGCGAACGGCTGCATCCGCGACGTCGCCCACGCCTACTCCCAGGACGGCGGCCTCGCCGTCCTCAAGGGGAACCTGGCCGTCGACGGCTGTGTCGTGAAGACCGCGGGCGTCGACGAGTCGATCTGGACCTTCGAGGGCCCGGCCGTCGTCTGCGAGTCCCAGGACGAGGCCGTCGAGAAGATCCTGAACAAGCAGGTCAAGGAGGGCGACGTCGTCGTCATCCGCTACGAGGGCCCCAAGGGCGGCCCCGGCATGCAGGAGATGCTCTACCCCACTTCCTTCCTCAAGGGCCGCGGCCTCGGCAAGGCCTGCGCCCTGGTCACCGACGGCCGCTTCTCCGGCGGTACGTCGGGCCTGTCCATCGGCCACGCGTCCCCCGAGGCGGCGTCCGGCGGCACCATCGCCCTCGTCGAGGACGGCGACCGCATCCGCATCGACATCCCCGGCCGCTCGATCGACCTCCTGGTCGACGACGCCGAGCTGGCCCGCCGCCGCGAGGCCCTCGGCGGCACGTACGCGCCCAAGTCCCGTGAGCGCAAGGTTTCCGCGGCCCTGCGGGCGTACGCGGCGATGGCGACGAGCGCGGACAAGGGCGCGGTGCGCGACGTGTCGCGGCTGGGCTGA
- a CDS encoding Ppx/GppA phosphatase family protein has protein sequence MRLGVLDVGSNTVHLLVVDAHPGARPLPAHSHKADLRLAQLLDPAGAIGPEGVDQLIATVRDALQAAEDKGVEDLLPFATSAVREATNADDVLARVRAETGVDLQVLTGEEEARLTFLAVRRWFGWSAGKLLVLDIGGGSLEIAYGMDEEPDAAVSLPLGAGRLTAAWLPEDPPEPGDVRALRRHVRAQIARTVGEFSRLGSPDHVVATSKTFKQLARLGGAARSTEGLYVQRELKRKSLEDWVPQLAAMTTGERSELPGVSEGRAGQLLAGALVAEGAMDLFGVESVEICPWALREGVILRRLDHLPQP, from the coding sequence ATGAGACTCGGTGTCCTCGACGTGGGTTCGAACACGGTGCATCTGCTGGTGGTGGACGCCCACCCCGGCGCGCGCCCGCTGCCCGCGCACTCCCACAAGGCCGACCTGCGCCTTGCCCAACTGCTCGACCCGGCGGGCGCGATCGGCCCCGAGGGCGTCGATCAGCTCATCGCCACGGTGCGTGACGCCCTCCAGGCCGCCGAGGACAAGGGCGTCGAGGATCTGCTTCCGTTCGCGACCTCCGCCGTGCGCGAGGCCACCAACGCCGACGACGTCCTCGCCCGGGTGCGCGCGGAGACCGGCGTCGACCTCCAGGTCCTCACCGGTGAGGAGGAGGCCCGGCTCACGTTCCTCGCCGTCCGCCGCTGGTTCGGCTGGTCCGCGGGCAAGCTGCTCGTCCTCGACATCGGCGGCGGCTCCCTGGAGATCGCGTACGGCATGGACGAGGAGCCCGACGCCGCGGTCAGCCTGCCGCTCGGCGCCGGGCGGCTCACCGCCGCGTGGCTGCCCGAGGACCCGCCGGAGCCGGGCGACGTCCGCGCCCTGCGGCGGCACGTACGGGCGCAGATCGCGCGGACCGTGGGGGAGTTCAGCCGCCTCGGCAGCCCCGACCACGTCGTGGCCACCTCCAAGACCTTCAAGCAGCTCGCCCGGCTCGGGGGCGCGGCCCGCTCCACGGAGGGGCTCTATGTGCAGCGCGAGCTGAAGCGGAAGTCCCTGGAGGACTGGGTGCCGCAGCTCGCCGCGATGACCACGGGCGAGCGCTCGGAGCTTCCCGGGGTGTCCGAGGGGCGGGCCGGACAGCTGCTCGCGGGGGCGCTCGTCGCCGAGGGCGCGATGGACCTCTTCGGCGTCGAGTCCGTGGAGATCTGCCCCTGGGCCCTCAGGGAGGGCGTGATCCTGCGACGCCTGGACCACTTGCCCCAGCCCTGA